The proteins below come from a single Panicum hallii strain FIL2 chromosome 7, PHallii_v3.1, whole genome shotgun sequence genomic window:
- the LOC112900155 gene encoding myb-related protein Zm1-like encodes MGKGRAPCCAKVGLNKGSWTPEEDMRLIAYIQKYGHANWRALPKQAGLLRCGKSCRLRWINYLRPDLKRGNFTAEEEETIIKLHGMLGNKWSKIAACLPGRTDNEIKNVWNTHLKKRVSPAGEERGAGSKKKKKKAAGAGEPAAPSPSPSSSTTTATTNCSSGDSGEQQSDASKVPDELGLEELEMIPMLDDPAFDFDMLVDAAPEPYCPAASVSVPTSPCASSTSPPAPARPGVDELLDLPEIDIDHELWSIIDGDGGGACTVVSAAGTPAPCQSNATEPNAASTTSQGAEWWLEDLEKELGLWGPIEDYQYPVGPQGPIAHPGTLPAMVDDPVSCYFQAGPAPATLQQDPAYSAVVTSSNQLGF; translated from the exons ATGGGGAAGGGCCGGGCACCGTGCTGCGCCAAGGTGGGGCTCAACAAGGGCTCCTGGACGCCGGAGGAGGACATGCGCCTCATCGCCTACATTCAGAAGTACGGCCACGCCAACTGGCGCGCCCTGCCCAAGCAAGCAG GTTTGCTGCGGTGCGGGAAGAGCTGCCGGCTGCGGTGGATCAACTACCTCCGGCCGGACCTCAAGCGCGGCAACTTCaccgccgaggaggaggagaccATCATCAAGCTCCACGGCATGCTCGGCAACAA GTGGTCCAAGATCGCGGCGTGCCTGCCGGGCCGGACGGACAACGAGATCAAGAACGTCTGGAACACGCACCTGAAGAAGCGGGTGTCGCCGGCCGGGGAGGAGCGCGGCGCCGGctccaagaagaagaagaagaaggccgcTGGCGCCGGGGAGCCAGCGgccccgtcgccgtcgccgtcctcgTCCACCACGACGGCGACGACCAACTGCTCCAGCGGCGACTCCGGCGAGCAGCAGAGCGACGCGAGCAAGGTGCCCGACGAGCTGGGCCTGGAGGAGCTCGAGATGATCCCCATGCTCGACGACCCGGCCTTCGACTTCGACATGCTGGTGGACGCCGCGCCGGAGCCGTACTGCCCGGCCGCGTCCGTGTCCGTGCCCACGTCGCCCTGCGCCTCGTCCACGTCCCCGCCGGCGCCCGCCCGGCCCGGCGTGGACGAGCTCCTCGACCTGCCGGAGATCGACATCGACCACGAGCTGTGGAGCATcatcgacggcgacggcggcggcgcctgcaCCGTCGTCTCCGCCGCCGGAACGCCGGCGCCGTGCCAGAGCAATGCAACAGAGCCGAACGCCGCCAGCACGACCAGCCAGGGGGCGGAGTGGTGGTTGGAGGACCTGGAGAAGGAGCTGGGCCTGTGGGGCCCCATCGAGGACTACCAGTACCCGGTGGGCCCACAGGGTCCGATCGCCCACCCGGGCACACTCCCTGCCATGGTGGACGACCCGGTGTCCTGCTACTTCCAAGCGGGCCCCGCCCCGGCCACGCTCCAGCAGGACCCCGCATACTCTGCTGTGGTTACAAGTAGTAACCAGCTGGGTTTCTGA